One window of Aphelocoma coerulescens isolate FSJ_1873_10779 chromosome 17, UR_Acoe_1.0, whole genome shotgun sequence genomic DNA carries:
- the MED22 gene encoding mediator of RNA polymerase II transcription subunit 22 isoform X2 produces MAQPRVLPQSKETLLQSYNKRLKDDVKSIMDNFTEIIKTAKIEDETQVSRATQGEQDNYEMHVRAANIVRAGESLMKLVSDLKQFLILNDFPSVNEAINQRNQQLRSLQEECDKKLIALRDEISIDLYELEEEYYSSSLCDSNDLPLCEAYWRQDFATLSPESLSMPLAAATAEQSVATSQSSTPSHPHVNGHGAGPAEHS; encoded by the exons ATGGCGCAGCCGCGGGTGCTGCCCCAGAGCAAGGAGACCCTGCTGCAGTCCTACAACAAGCGCCTCAAGGACGATGTCAAGTCCATCATGGACAACTTCACCGAGATCATCAAGACGGCCAAG ATCGAGGATGAAACTCAAGTCTCTCGAGCAACCCAGGGTGAACAAGATAACTACGAGATGCATGTCAGAGCTGCAAATATT GTCCGAGCTGGCGAGTCCCTGATGAAACTTGTGTCTGACCTGAAGCAGTTCTTGATCCTCAATGATTTCCCCTCTGTGAACGAGGCCATCAACCAGCGCAACCAGCAGCTGAGGAGTCTGCAGGAGGAGTGTGACAAGAAGCTGATTGCGCTGCGGGATGAGATCTCCATTGACCTGTACGAGCTAGAAGAAGAATATTACTCTTCCAG TCTGTGTGACAGCAATGATCTCCCACTGTGCGAAGCCTACTGGAGACAAGACTTTGCCACGCTGTCCCCCGAGAGCCTCTCGATGCCTCTGGCAGctgccacagcagagcagagcgtTGCCACCTCGCAGAGTTCCACCCCGTCGCACCCCCACGTGAACGGGCACGGGGCGGGCCCCGCCGAGCATTCCTGA
- the SURF1 gene encoding surfeit locus protein 1 has protein sequence MAALVLRAGPKLLRERRGRGRLGAAGPGRASQCLIRRTLFGYPLTKTGSGLVQKTRDVCLRFCKPQSSTAAADTSGEDTLLKWGLLLIPLTTFGLGTWQVQRRKWKLDLIAQLASRMTADPIPLTLDPMELKELEYRPVKVRGRFDHSKELYILPRSLVDPEREAREAGRITSHPENGANVVTPFYCTELGVMILVNRGFVPRKKLKPETRLKGQIEDEIDLTGVVRLTEKRKPFVPENNIEKNRWHYRDLEAMAKVTGAEPVFIDADFRSTVPGGPIGGQTRVSLRNEHMQYIVTWYSLCAATAFLWYKKFIQKLPL, from the exons aTGGCCGCGTTGGTGCTGCGAGCGGGGCCCAAGCTGCtgagggagcggcggggccgggggaggctcggggcagcggggccgggacgG GCATCGCAGTGCTTGATCAGAAGAACATTGTTTGGATATCCCCTAACTAAGACAGGTTCTGGTCTGGTTCAAAAGACTAGAg ATGTTTGTTTGAGGTTCTGCAAACCACAAAGTTCTACAGCAGCTGCTGACACATCTGGAGAGGACACCTTGCTGAAATGGGGCCTTCTCCTGATCCCTCTGACCACCTTTGGTCTTGGCACATGGCAg GTTCAGCGGCGCAAGTGGAAATTAGATTTGATTGCACAACTGGCATCAAGAATGACAGCAGATCCCATTCCTCTGACATTAGA CCCCATGGAACTGAAGGAGTTGGAGTACAGACCTGTGAAGGTCCGAGGGCGTTTTGACCACTCCAAGGAGCTCTACATCCTGCCCCGCTCCCTGGTGGACCCCGAGCGGGAAGCCCGGGAAGCCGGGAGGATCACATCCCACCCGGAGAACGGAGCCAACGTCGTCACCCCCTTCTACTGCACTGAGCTCGG GGTCATGATTTTAGTCAACCGAGGATTTGTGCCCAGGAAGAAATTGAAACCGGAGACCAGGCTGAAGGGACAG ATTGAAGATGAAATTGATCTCACTGGGGTGGTGAGGttaacagaaaaaaggaaacccTTTGTGCCTGAAAATAACATTGAAAAAAACCGCTGGCACTACCGGGACCTGGAGGCCATGGCCAAGGTGACCGGTGCTGAGCCTGTCTTCATCGATGCAGATTTCA GGAGCACAGTCCCGGGGGGGCCCATCGGGGGCCAGACCAGGGTGAGCCTGCGGAACGAGCACATGCAGTACATCGTCACCTG GTACAGCTTGTGTGCTGCAACTGCCTTCTTGTGGTACAAGAAATTTATACAGAAGCTACCTCTGTGA
- the SURF6 gene encoding surfeit locus protein 6: MASLAAQDSYLQGLARRVGVQHAPESRKRKFVSKPGQPDDAGRQVKKQKKKKPRKQAEKKNAPSAKQVVSNTSKPTPGQKAAPQASKSSPQGGTQNRNESVAAGSNSELSSPSVSAINLLRQRLHEKIKKASGQDNAKELTPAVLEKRQRRKYERERKKRRRKELKMKAKMEKKETEEVPAEPENKKEESRADIVFNRVEVHEENELNKMQKKKEKRKAVKGNITPLTGKNYKQLLSRLESRKNKLEELKEKDEKKAQELETKIKWTNALYKAEGVKIRDDEERLKEALKRKEKRKAQRKRQWEERTVRVVEKMQQRQDKRQKNIMKKKKERIEKKKARARKKGRVLPEDLKKAGLK, translated from the exons ATGGCCAGCTTGGCCGCCCAGGACTCCTACCTGCAGGGCTTGGCCAGGAGGGTCGGCGTGCAGCACGCCCCGGAGTCACGGAAGAGGAAATTTG TGTCTAAGCCGGGCCAGCCCGATGATGCCGGCAGACAGgtcaagaaacagaagaaaaaaaaacccaggaagcAAGCTGAGAAGAAGAATGCTCCTTCAGCCAAACAGGTGGTTTCTAACACCAGTAAACCCACTCCAGGACAGAAAGCAGCCCCTCAAGCCAGCAAATCATCTCCACAGGGTGGTACACAGAACAGAAATGAGAGTGTGGCTGCAG gaAGTAACAGTGAACTGAGTTCCCCTTCTGTTTCTGCAATCAATCTGTTGCGTCAGAGACTCCACGAAAAGATTAAAAAGGCTTCTGGACAG GATAATGCCAAAGAATTAACTCCTGCAGTCCTGGAGAAGAGGCAGCGAAGGAagtatgagagagagagaaagaagcgCCGGCGAAAGGAGTTGAAGATGAAGGCAaaaatggagaagaaagaaactgaGGAGGTACCAGCAGagccagaaaacaaaaaggaggagagcagagctgatATTGTCTTCAACAGGGTTGAAGTTCATGAAGAGAATGAGTTGAACAAGatgcagaagaagaaagagaagaggaaagcagTGAAAGGCAATATCACTCCTCTGACAGGAAAAAActacaagcagctgctgagcaggctggagagcaggaagaATAAGCTGGAGGAACTCAAGGAGAAGGACGAGAAGAAAGCTCAGGAGCTGGAGACCAAGATAAAATGGACAAATGCTCTCTATAAGGCGGAAGGGGTGAAGATCCGTGATGACGAGGAGCGTCTGAAGGAGGCCCTGAAGCGCAAGGAGAAGCGGAAAGCCCAGCGCAAGAGGCAGTGGGAGGAGCggactgtgagggtggtggaaAAGATGCAGCAGCGGCAGGACAAGCGCCAGAAGAACAttatgaagaagaagaaggagaggaTAGAGAAGAAGAAAGCCAGGGCCCGGAAGAAAGGCCGAGTTCTGCCAGAGGACTTGAAAAAAGCTGGGTTAAAGTGA
- the RPL7A gene encoding large ribosomal subunit protein eL8 yields MPKGKKAKGKKVAPAPAVVKKQEAKKVVNPLFEKRPKNFGIGQDIQPKRDLTRFVKWPRYIRLQRQRSILYKRLKVPPAINQFTQALDRQTATQLLKLAHKYRPENKQEKKQRLLARAEQKAAGKGDAPTKRPPVLRAGINTVTTLVENKKAQLVVIAHDVDPIELVVFLPALCRKMGVPYCIIKGKARLGRLVHRKTCTSVAFTQVNPEDKGALAKLVEAVKTNYNDRYDEIRRHWGGNVLGPKSVARIAKLEKAKAKELATKLG; encoded by the exons ATG CCGAAAGGAAAGAAGGCCAAGGGCAAGAAGGTGGCCCCGGCCCCTGCTGTAGTCAAGAAGCAGGAGGCCAAGAAGGTTGTCAATCCCCTCTTCGAGAAGAGGCCCAAGAACTTTGGCATTG GACAGGATATCCAGCCCAAGCGTGACCTCACCCGGTTTGTGAAATGGCCACGCTACATCCGGCTGCAGCGCCAGAGGTCCATCCTCTACAAACGCCTGAAGGTGCCTCCTGCCATCAACCAGTTCACCCAGGCCCTGGATCGTCAGACAG CTACACAGCTGCTGAAGCTGGCACACAAATACAGGCCTGAAAATAAGCAAGAGAAGAAGCAGAGGCTACTGGCTCGTGCTGAGCAGAAAGCTGCAGGAAAGGGAGATGCTCCAACCAAGCGGCCACCGGTCCTCCGAGCAG GTATTAATACTGTCACAACTCTGGTGGAGAACAAGAAAGCTCAGCTTGTTGTTATTGCCCACGATGTAGACCCTATTGAG CTGGTGGTTttcctgccagccctgtgccGCAAGATGGGGGTTCCCTACTGCATCATCAAGGgcaaagccaggctgggcagaCTGGTCCACAGGAAGACCTGCACCTCCGTGGCCTTCACCCAGGTTAACCC GGAGGATAAGGGAGCCCTTGCCAAGCTGGTGGAGGCTGTCAAGACCAACTACAATGACAGATATGATGAG ATCCGTCGTCACTGGGGCGGGAATGTCCTGGGTCCAAAATCGGTGGCTCGCATTGCGAAGCTTGAGAAAGCAAAGGCTAAAGAACTGGCCACGAAGCTGGGCTGA
- the MED22 gene encoding mediator of RNA polymerase II transcription subunit 22 isoform X1 encodes MAQPRVLPQSKETLLQSYNKRLKDDVKSIMDNFTEIIKTAKIEDETQVSRATQGEQDNYEMHVRAANIVRAGESLMKLVSDLKQFLILNDFPSVNEAINQRNQQLRSLQEECDKKLIALRDEISIDLYELEEEYYSSSYSLCDSNDLPLCEAYWRQDFATLSPESLSMPLAAATAEQSVATSQSSTPSHPHVNGHGAGPAEHS; translated from the exons ATGGCGCAGCCGCGGGTGCTGCCCCAGAGCAAGGAGACCCTGCTGCAGTCCTACAACAAGCGCCTCAAGGACGATGTCAAGTCCATCATGGACAACTTCACCGAGATCATCAAGACGGCCAAG ATCGAGGATGAAACTCAAGTCTCTCGAGCAACCCAGGGTGAACAAGATAACTACGAGATGCATGTCAGAGCTGCAAATATT GTCCGAGCTGGCGAGTCCCTGATGAAACTTGTGTCTGACCTGAAGCAGTTCTTGATCCTCAATGATTTCCCCTCTGTGAACGAGGCCATCAACCAGCGCAACCAGCAGCTGAGGAGTCTGCAGGAGGAGTGTGACAAGAAGCTGATTGCGCTGCGGGATGAGATCTCCATTGACCTGTACGAGCTAGAAGAAGAATATTACTCTTCCAG CTACAGTCTGTGTGACAGCAATGATCTCCCACTGTGCGAAGCCTACTGGAGACAAGACTTTGCCACGCTGTCCCCCGAGAGCCTCTCGATGCCTCTGGCAGctgccacagcagagcagagcgtTGCCACCTCGCAGAGTTCCACCCCGTCGCACCCCCACGTGAACGGGCACGGGGCGGGCCCCGCCGAGCATTCCTGA